DNA from Paraburkholderia sp. BL10I2N1:
AACCGAACACGATCTGCATGACAATCAAGGTATCAAACGTCGGATGAGCGACGAGCCGGGCGAAGGCCGGATAGATGAGCAATAGTAGAAGCACCGCCGACACCAACATGATTCCGGTTCGCCCATGCCGGTCCGACAGATGACCGACCACCGGCGCGAACACCAGCTGGATCACGCCCACCAGCAGGATCGCCGCGAACGACACCGACTGCTGCAATCCTAACTGCTTCACGCCATAGGTCGGCATGAAAAGCACCAGATAGGTCGACACGGTGCCCAGCACCACGATGCCCATCGCGATGAGAAGCCGCGCCTTCTGGCTTGCGAACGTATCGCGTACCGGCGTCGGGGTAGTTTCGGCGGCGAGGAATTCGGGCGTTTCGTCGAGCTTCGTGCGGATGTACCAGGCTACTGGCCCGATCAGCAGACCAAACAGGAACGGCACGCGCCAGCCCCACGAGACCATCTGCTCCGGCGACAGCTTGTCCGTCAACACGAAGCCAAAGAGCGCGGCGAGCAGCGTGGTGAGGCCCTGACTGGCGATCTGCCAGCTGGCGAAGAAGCCGCGCCGCCCCGGCACGTGCTCGGCGAGAAACGCCGTCGCGCTGCCGAACTCCCCACCTGCCGAAAAGCCCTGCATCAGCCGCGCCGCGACGAGGATCAGCGGCGCCGCAACGCCGATGGTCTCGTACGTGGGCAAGGTCGCGATGATCAGCGTGCCGGCCATCATCAGGAGAATCGAGAGCGTCAGCGCGGCCTTGCGCCCCGCGCGATCGGCGTAAGCGCCGAGCACGACGGCCCCGAGCGGGCGCATGAAGAACGTCAGGCCAAACGTGCCCAGTGTGAGCAATAGCGAAACTGTATCGTTCCCTGCGGGGAAGAACAGCTTCGAGATGAACACTGCGAAGAACCCGTAGACTACAAGATCAAACCACTCCAGCGCGTTACCGATCGACGCGGCGACCACGACACGCCACGGACTGTGGCGCGCCTCCGCGACGCTTGCAGCTGTCGTTGCATTCATTCAGATCTCCGGTGCGCGCTGGATGGTTATGGTCACCCGGCCCGACTGGATGCGCGCACAACCAGTCGGGTTGTAGCGCCACTATGTACCTGAAAAACAATAAATTTGCGAGCGGCAGGATTACGCGCCCGCCGCCGCGATCCACCGCGCGCGCAATAAAAAGCCGCTTCGTCGCAAAGCGAACGAAGCGGCTTTTTTGCCCGGCAGTACCCGCACCACCCCGCTGGCGCAGCTTCCGGGGGCCGAGGAAAGGCCCGGGGCAGCGATCGTCGGGAAGCTTACTGCTTGATGCCTTCCGACTGGATATGAAGCTTCGTGTCCATGCTGAAGCCGTACGACTTTCCGAAGTCCATGCCAAAGGCTGAACGGTCGAATGACGTGCTTGCTTCCACACCGCACACTTCGCGCTTCAACACCGGATGCTGCATGCACTTGAACGATTCGATCTTCAGGTTCACCGGCTTCGTCACACCGCGAATCGTCAGGGCGCCGACCACTTCGACAGGCTTGTCGCCGTCGAACTTGATTTCGGTGCCCCTATAGGTCGCCGCCGGGAATTTCGTGACGTCGAAAAACGTGTCCGACCTCAGGTGATCGTCGAGCTTCGTGTTCCCTGTCTGGATCGATGCCGGATCGATCGTGACGTCGACGGTGCCCGTCTTCGCGGCGCGATCGAGCGTGACCGTGCCCGAGGTCTTCGTGAACTTGCCGCGCCACACCGACAGGCCGCCGAAGTGATCGGCCTCGAAGCTCGGGAACGTGTGGTTCGGGTCGAGTTGATAGGTATCGGCGGCAAACGCGCCGAACGAGAGCGTCGAGGCCACTACGCCTGCGGCGATGAGCAGATGTTTCTTCAAGTCATTCTCCTTCAGATATCCAGTTACATTGCGCGCGACAGCGCAAAAGACTACTTGTGTGCAGCAATGATGTGAAACTTGATAGCCACCTCGTCGGCGACGACCGACGTGTCTTTCCATTCGCCCAGCCCGATATCGAACTGCAGGCGTTTGATCGGCAGTGCGCCGTCAAAGCTCTGTGTGGCGCCCTGCTGCGTGACCGTCACCGGCACGACGACCGTCTGCGACTTGCCCTTGATCGTCAACTTGCCGGTCACCTTGAACTGGTTGCCGCCGGCCGGCGCGATTGCGCTCGATGCGAACGTGGCGTTCGGATACGTCTTCGCGTCGAACCAGTCCTTGCCGCGCACTTCGCTGTTGTAGCTTTCGTCGCCGAGGTCATAGCTGCCGACGTCGACCGAGAACTGCGCATTGCCTTCGGTCGGTTTGGCCGGATCGAACGCAACCTGCGCGGTGAACTTGTTGAACTTGCCCTCGACCGGCACGTTCATCTGCTTCGACGTCGCAGTGATGGTGCTCTTCGCGAGATCGACCTGGGCGAACGCGCTGCCTGCGGCGGTCAGCGTCACGGCCGTGAAGGCGGCGAGCAGGGCGCGGTGAAACGAAACCTTCATGTTTTTCCTTATTTGATGAAAGGGATCATGCGCGACAGCAGGCCGTCGCGATCCACCCATTGATGCTTGATGGCCGCCGCGACATGCAGCACGACCAGCGCGAGAAGTCCATAGTTCAGGGTCACGTGGACGACCTTGAGCACGGCCTTCAGATGCGGATCGGGTGAGATCAGCATCGGCAGGCGCACGAGCCCAAGATAGACCACCGGAATGTTGGACGCCGAGCTGTACAGATAGCCGGAGGCCGGAATCGCGATCATCAGCACATAGAGCAGCACGTGGACGAGCTGCGCTGCCGCCCGTTGCCAGGCGCTCATGTCGCGCGGCAGCGGCGGCGCCGCGTGGGTCGTGCGCCAGAGGATGCGCAGCACGGCCAGTCCGAACACGGTAACGCCGATCCACTTGTGCCAGGAAAAATAGCGCAGCTTGGTGGGCGTGAAGCCCGGAATGTCGGTCATCACCCAGCCAAGCGCAAAGCCGCAAACGATCAGCAAGGCGATCAGCCAGTGAAACGCGATCGCGGTCCGCGAGTACGAATCGGGGCCGGCTAGCGAAGGACGAGTTGCCATGACGGATCAGCGCAAACAGGGTTAACGGAGCGGCCGGGGCAGTTATTCCGGTCCCGCAAATGAAGCATTTGGGCGCGCGAGATGTTCGCCGGAATGCCGCGACATACGCCAAGGCCGCCATGCTACCGCAAGCATCAAAGGCTGGCTCGGCACACCTTCGCAACGCACTGTCGCAGAAATGGAACGAATTGGGGCCGGAAAGCGTCCTATTCCTTTGCCGGCCGGCGTTGCACGGTGGCGTAGACAACCTCAGAAACGCAATGTATGACGCGTTTGGTAACATTGCGCGAAACCTCGCCAAGAGAGGCATGCACCGGCCGCGCAGGCTCCG
Protein-coding regions in this window:
- a CDS encoding YceI family protein, giving the protein MKVSFHRALLAAFTAVTLTAAGSAFAQVDLAKSTITATSKQMNVPVEGKFNKFTAQVAFDPAKPTEGNAQFSVDVGSYDLGDESYNSEVRGKDWFDAKTYPNATFASSAIAPAGGNQFKVTGKLTIKGKSQTVVVPVTVTQQGATQSFDGALPIKRLQFDIGLGEWKDTSVVADEVAIKFHIIAAHK
- a CDS encoding MFS transporter is translated as MNATTAASVAEARHSPWRVVVAASIGNALEWFDLVVYGFFAVFISKLFFPAGNDTVSLLLTLGTFGLTFFMRPLGAVVLGAYADRAGRKAALTLSILLMMAGTLIIATLPTYETIGVAAPLILVAARLMQGFSAGGEFGSATAFLAEHVPGRRGFFASWQIASQGLTTLLAALFGFVLTDKLSPEQMVSWGWRVPFLFGLLIGPVAWYIRTKLDETPEFLAAETTPTPVRDTFASQKARLLIAMGIVVLGTVSTYLVLFMPTYGVKQLGLQQSVSFAAILLVGVIQLVFAPVVGHLSDRHGRTGIMLVSAVLLLLLIYPAFARLVAHPTFDTLIVMQIVFGFLMTGYFGALPGLLSEIFPVQTRTTGMSLAYNIAVTIFGGFGPFIITWLISATGTKAAPSFYMIFAAVISLSALIAARRKLGFK
- a CDS encoding cytochrome b; amino-acid sequence: MATRPSLAGPDSYSRTAIAFHWLIALLIVCGFALGWVMTDIPGFTPTKLRYFSWHKWIGVTVFGLAVLRILWRTTHAAPPLPRDMSAWQRAAAQLVHVLLYVLMIAIPASGYLYSSASNIPVVYLGLVRLPMLISPDPHLKAVLKVVHVTLNYGLLALVVLHVAAAIKHQWVDRDGLLSRMIPFIK
- a CDS encoding YceI family protein → MLIAAGVVASTLSFGAFAADTYQLDPNHTFPSFEADHFGGLSVWRGKFTKTSGTVTLDRAAKTGTVDVTIDPASIQTGNTKLDDHLRSDTFFDVTKFPAATYRGTEIKFDGDKPVEVVGALTIRGVTKPVNLKIESFKCMQHPVLKREVCGVEASTSFDRSAFGMDFGKSYGFSMDTKLHIQSEGIKQ